Proteins from a genomic interval of Lolium perenne isolate Kyuss_39 chromosome 1, Kyuss_2.0, whole genome shotgun sequence:
- the LOC127295002 gene encoding heat shock 70 kDa protein 14 yields the protein MSVVGFDLGNESCIVGVARQRGIDVVLNEESKRETPAIVCFGDKQRFIGTAGAANSTMNPKNSISQIKRLLGRKFADPELQHDIQSFPFRVTEGPDGFPLVHARYLGEERSFTPTQLLAMVLSNLKAIAEGNLNSAVNDCCIGIPVYFTDLQRRAVIDAATIAGLRPLRLFHETTATALAYGIYKTDLPESDQLNVAFVDVGHASMQVSIVGYKKGQLKMLSHSYDRSLGGRDFDEALFKHFAAKFKEEYKIDVYQNARACIRLRVACEKLKKMLSANPEAPMNIECLMDEKDVRGFIKRDEFEHISAPVLERVKGPLEKALAEAGLTTEDVHFVEVVGSGSRVPAVMKIITEFFGKEPRRTMNASECVARGCALQCAILSPTFKVREFQVNEGFPFSVALSWKPDAQNNEPQQTVVFPKGNPIPSIKALTFYRSTTFPVDVLNVDTDDMQITQKISTYTIGPFQPSKGEKAKLKVKVRLNIHGIVSLESAMMLEEEEVEVPVSATSEVPKDATKMDTDDAPRDDDNMQEPKGALDTADGAAENGAGDSEEKTVPMDTDTKVEPSKKKVKKTNVPVAETVYGAMAADELDKAVEKEYEMALQDRVMEETKDKKNSVEAYVYDMRNKLNEKYNEFVKSEDIEGLMTKLQEVEDWLYEDGEDETKGVYVAKLEELQKVGGPIEMRYKEWTERGPVLEQLVYCIRSFREAALSVDPKFDHIDISEKQKVINECSEAENWLLEKKHQQDALPKHANPVLLVSEIKKKAEALDRFCKPIMTKPKPAPKPQTPPPAETPAPEAQTPEPQSSGASEPSEPASEGADQGESTAEQMDTDKADPSPA from the exons ATGAGCGTAGTGGGCTTTGATCTGGGCAACGAGAGCTGCATTGTGGGCGTGGCGCGGCAGCGCGGGATCGATGTGGTCCTCAACGAGGAGTCCAAGCGGGAGACGCCCGCCATCGTCTGCTTCGGCGACAAGCAGCGCTTCATCGGCACGGCCGGCGCCGCCAACTCCACCATGAACCCCAAGAACTCCATCTCGCAGATCAAGCGCCTGCTGGGCCGCAAGTTCGCCGACCCCGAGCTGCAGCACGACATCCAGTCCTTCCCGTTCCGCGTCACCGAGGGCCCCGACGGGTTCCCGCTCGTGCACGCGCGGTACCTGGGGGAGGAGCGCTCCTTCACGCCCACGCAGCTGCTCGCCATGGTGCTGTCCAACTTGAAGGCGATCGCCGAGGGCAACCTGAACTCCGCTGTCAATGACTGCTGCATCGGGATCCCGGTGTATTTCACTGACCTGCAGCGGAGGGCTGTTATTGACGCTGCAACTATTGCGGGTCTCCGGCCGCTGCGGTTGTTCCACGAGACTACTGCTACGGCGTTGGCATACGGGATCTACAAGACAGATCTCCCTGAGAGCGACCAGCTGAATGTCGCGTTTGTCGATGTTGGGCATGCCAGCATGCAGGTCAGCATCGTCGGGTACAAGAAGGGGCAGCTCAAGATGCTGTCTCATtcgtatgaccgctctcttggtggAAGGGACTTTGACGAAGCCCTGTTTAAGCACTTCGCGGCGAAGTTCAAAGAGGAATACAAGATTGATGTCTACCAGAACGCCCGTGCCTGCATTAGGCTGCGTGTGGCGTGCGAGAAGCTCAAGAAGATGCTGAGCGCCAATCCGGAGGCACCTATGAACATTGAGTGCTTGATGGATGAGAAGGATGTGCGAGGTTTCATCAAGAGGGACGAGTTTGAACACATCAGCGCCCCGGTACTAGAGCGTGTTAAAGGGCCACTGGAGAAGGCCTTGGCTGAAGCTGGCTTGACCACAGAAGATGTGCACTTTGTTGAGGTTGTTGGATCAGGCTCTCGTGTTCCCGCTGTAATGAAGATTATCACTGAATTCTTTGGGAAGGAACCAAGGAGAACTATGAATGCAAGTGAATGTGTTGCCAGGGGATGTGCTCTTCAGTGTGCTATCCTTAGCCCCACGTTCAAAGTGAGGGAGTTTCAG GTTAATGAAGGGTTTCCCTTTTCAGTTGCTTTATCATGGAAGCCAGATGCTCAGAACAATGAACCCCAACAAACAGTTGTATTCCCAAAGGGGAATCCAATCCCTAGCATCAAGGCTCTGACCTTCTATAGGTCCACTACATTTCCAGTGGATGTTTTGAATGTTGATACAGATGATATGCAAATAACACAGAAAATTAGCACTTACACG attggCCCATTCCAACCGAGCAAAGGTGAGAAGGCTAAACTGAAAGTGAAAGTTCGTCTCAACATCCATGGGATTGTCTCTCTTGAATCAGCAATG ATGCTGGAAGAGGAGGAAGTGGAAGTTCCAGTTTCAGCTACAAGTGAGGTTCCAAAGGATGCTACTAAAATGGACACAGATGATGCACCACGAGACGATGACAATATGCAAGAACCTAAAGGTGCTTTAGATACTGCCGATGGTGCTGCTGAAAATGGGGCTGGTGATTCTGAGGAAAAAACTGTTCCGATGGATACTGACACAAAG GTCGAGCCATCCAAAAAGAAAGTTAAGAAGACAAATGTTCCAGTCGCTGAAACGGTTTATGGTGCGATGGCTGCTGATGAGCTGGATAAAGCAGTTGAGAAAGAGTATGAAATGGCTCTTCAGGACAGAGTGATGGAAGAAACCAAGGACAAGAAGAATTCTGTGGAGGCTTATGTTTATGACATGCGTAACAAG CTCAATGAGAAGTACAATGAATTTGTCAAGTCTGAGGACATAGAAGGATTGATGACTAAGCTTCAGGAGGTTGAGGATTGGCTGTATGAAGATGGTGAGGATGAGACCAAGGGAGTCTATGTCGCAAAACTAGAAGAACTTCAAAAG GTTGGTGGTCCAATTGAGATGCGCTACAAAGAGTGGACTGAAAGAGGCCCGGTTCTTGAGCAACTGGTGTACTGCATTCGCAGTTTTAGAGAGGCTGCGCTATCTGTTGACCCAAAGTTTGATCACATAGATATATCAGAAAAACAGAAG GTCATTAATGAGTGCTCGGAAGCCGAGAACTGGCTACTTGAGAAAAAGCATCAGCAAGATGCTCTACCGAAGCATGCTAATCCTGTCCTCCTTGTTTCTGAGATAAAGAAAAAGGCTGAAGCACTTGACAG GTTCTGCAAACCGATCATGACCAAGCCAAAGCCGGCACCGAAGCCACAGACCCCACCACCAGCGGAGACCCCAGCGCCTGAGGCTCAAACACCAGAACCACAATCAAGTGGTGCCAGTGAGCCCAGCGAACCAGCAAGCGAAGGAGCTGATCAGGGTGAGTCTACTGCGGAGCAAATGGACACTGATAAAGCCGATCCGTCCCCAGCATAA
- the LOC127331772 gene encoding noroxomaritidine synthase-like, giving the protein MATMGSLRTFLLSYPEFLLAAFCFLALAALRLALQWRAAAGSNVPVNWPVVGMLPFVLANLGHLLDAATAALRDSGCSFAFRGPWLVGGDYLLTCDPAAVHHCLAANFARYDKGRDFAEMFDVAGSGLLVSEAATWTQQRHVVATVFAAPAFRSFVVSTVENQTARLLAPFLDHAAAAGRAVELEDVFMRFSLDVSYAVVFAHDLDSLSLEAANAPYPPFGQATRMAGEAVMFRHVVPARWWKLLRWLNVGIERRYAQAKAVLDEFVYREIGKRKAGHLPLLGGGGDLLSMYMAWPRDPAMTDQKRGEFLRDAAVGYMFAAKDLVASALTWLFYMICTHPHVEAKILHELKSLRANEPAECGGTVMFDCDTLRSASYLHAAVLEALRLHPPAPFEEKEAREDDVLPDGTAVTKGTRIIFCIYAMGRIEGIWGEDCREYRPERWLSGSGRVRHQPSYKFAAFNSGPRSCLGKDLGLSNLKIAAAAIIYNFRVELVDGHAVEPTDSVVLHTKNGLMVKVKRRGATFDG; this is encoded by the coding sequence ATGGCCACCATGGGCTCCCTTCGAACCTTCCTCCTCTCCTACCCGGAGTTCCTCCTCgccgccttctgcttcctcgcccTGGCCGCCCTCCGCCTCGCGCTCCAGTGGCGGGCCGCAGCAGGCAGCAACGTGCCCGTCAACTGGCCGGTCGTCGGCATGCTCCCCTTCGTGCTCGCCAACCTCGGCCACCTCctcgacgccgccaccgccgcgctCCGGGACTCGGGCTGCTCCTTCGCGTTCCGCGGCCCCTGGCTCGTCGGCGGCGACTACCTCCTCACCTGCGACCCCGCCGCCGTGCACCACTGCCTCGCCGCCAACTTCGCCCGCTACGACAAGGGCCGCGACTTCGCCGAGATGTTCGACGTCGCCGGCAGCGGGCTCCTCGTCTCGGAGGCCGCCACGTGGACGCAGCAGCGCCACGTCGTCGCCACCGTCTTCGCGGCCCCCGCGTTCCGCTCCTTCGTCGTGTCCACCGTCGAGAACCAGACGGCGCGCCTCCTGGCGCCGTTCTTGGACCACGCTGCGGCCGCCGGGCGCGCCGTCGAGCTCGAGGACGTCTTCATGCGCTTCTCGCTCGACGTCTCCTACGCCGTGGTCTTCGCCCACGACCTCGACTCGCTCTCCCTCGAGGCTGCGAACGCCCCGTACCCGCCGTTCGGCCAGGCCACGAGGATGGCCGGGGAGGCCGTCATGTTCCGCCACGTTGTGCCGGCAAGGTGGTGGAAGCTGCTCAGGTGGCTCAACGTCGGCATTGAGAGGAGGTACGCCCAGGCCAAGGCGGTGCTCGACGAGTTCGTCTACCGCGAGATCGGGAAGCGCAAGGCGGGACACCTGCCGCTCCTTGGAGGAGGAGGGGACCTGCTGTCTATGTACATGGCGTGGCCCAGGGACCCTGCCATGACCGACCAAAAGAGGGGCGAGTTCCTCCGCGACGCCGCCGTGGGGTACATGTTCGCGGCCAAGGACCTCGTCGCCTCCGCGCTCACATGGCTCTTCTACATGATCTGCACGCACCCGCACGTCGAGGCCAAGATCCTCCACGAGCTAAAATCTTTACGCGCCAACGAACCCGCTGAGTGCGGCGGCACCGTTATGTTCGACTGCGACACGCTCCGGTCGGCGTCCTACCTCCACGCGGCGGTGCTTGAGGCGCTGCGCCTGCACCCGCCGGCGCCGTTCGAGGAGAAAGAGGCGCGCGAGGACGACGTGCTGCCCGACGGCACTGCAGTGACCAAGGGCACCAGGATCATCTTCTGCATCTACGCCATGGGCAGGATAGAGGGGATATGGGGCGAGGACTGCAGGGAGTACCGGCCGGAGCGGTGGCTGTCTGGCAGCGGCCGGGTCCGGCACCAGCCGAGTTACAAGTTCGCCGCGTTCAATTCCGGGCCGAGGAGCTGCCTTGGCAAGGACCTAGGGCTCAGCAACCTCAAGATCGCCGCCGCGGCCATCATCTACAACTTCCGGGTGGAGCTCGTCGACGGCCATGCGGTGGAGCCAACCGACTCGGTGGTGCTCCACACCAAGAACGGGCTCATGGTTAAGGTCAAGAGAAGGGGGGCGACCTTTGATGGCTGA
- the LOC127295010 gene encoding uncharacterized protein isoform X2, whose protein sequence is MKSMIIGNSDEFCRCQVCLGKDTLLGDEENPRLAMFERRLPFFGCGIGWCCFLLGFMCPLIWYIAALLYCCKYYNRDPRERPGLCASAFLAIIFTAVTIVTLFVLLIICEHKRFLNGCGSGLKIHNSWLQDIRCISMTNGVLDRNTI, encoded by the exons ATGAAGAGCATGATCATTG GAAATTCGGATGAATTTTGCCGTTGTCAGGTGTGCCTCGGGAAGGACACGCTACTTGGGGATGAAGAAAACCCAAGATTGGCGATGTTTGAAAGACGGCTTCCCTTCTTTGGTTGTGGAATTGGATGGTGTTG TTTTCTTTTAGGTTTCATGTGCCCTTTAATCTGGTACATAGCGGCTCTTCTTTATTGCTGCAAGTACTACAACCGGGATCCTCGAGAACGGCCTGGGCTTTGTGCTTCTGCATTTCTG GCAATCATCTTTACAGCAGTGACTATTGTTACCCTTTTTGTTTTACTGATAATTTGTGAACACAAGCGATTCTTGAATGGCTGTGGTAGCGGACTGAAAATACACAATAGCTGGCTGCAAGATATTCGTTGCATATCCATGACAAATGGAGTACTTGACAGAAATACTATTTAG
- the LOC127295010 gene encoding uncharacterized protein isoform X3, with amino-acid sequence MRGGNSDEFCRCQVCLGKDTLLGDEENPRLAMFERRLPFFGCGIGWCCFLLGFMCPLIWYIAALLYCCKYYNRDPRERPGLCASAFLAIIFTAVTIVTLFVLLIICEHKRFLNGCGSGLKIHNSWLQDIRCISMTNGVLDRNTI; translated from the exons ATGAGGGGAG GAAATTCGGATGAATTTTGCCGTTGTCAGGTGTGCCTCGGGAAGGACACGCTACTTGGGGATGAAGAAAACCCAAGATTGGCGATGTTTGAAAGACGGCTTCCCTTCTTTGGTTGTGGAATTGGATGGTGTTG TTTTCTTTTAGGTTTCATGTGCCCTTTAATCTGGTACATAGCGGCTCTTCTTTATTGCTGCAAGTACTACAACCGGGATCCTCGAGAACGGCCTGGGCTTTGTGCTTCTGCATTTCTG GCAATCATCTTTACAGCAGTGACTATTGTTACCCTTTTTGTTTTACTGATAATTTGTGAACACAAGCGATTCTTGAATGGCTGTGGTAGCGGACTGAAAATACACAATAGCTGGCTGCAAGATATTCGTTGCATATCCATGACAAATGGAGTACTTGACAGAAATACTATTTAG
- the LOC127295010 gene encoding uncharacterized protein isoform X1 yields MKCLSVQISWKCISLGLAEFILMRSVGNSDEFCRCQVCLGKDTLLGDEENPRLAMFERRLPFFGCGIGWCCFLLGFMCPLIWYIAALLYCCKYYNRDPRERPGLCASAFLAIIFTAVTIVTLFVLLIICEHKRFLNGCGSGLKIHNSWLQDIRCISMTNGVLDRNTI; encoded by the exons ATGAAGTGTTTATCAGTACAGATCTCCTGGAAATGTATTTCTCTTGGTCTAGCTGAATTCATTCTTATGCGTTCCGTAGGAAATTCGGATGAATTTTGCCGTTGTCAGGTGTGCCTCGGGAAGGACACGCTACTTGGGGATGAAGAAAACCCAAGATTGGCGATGTTTGAAAGACGGCTTCCCTTCTTTGGTTGTGGAATTGGATGGTGTTG TTTTCTTTTAGGTTTCATGTGCCCTTTAATCTGGTACATAGCGGCTCTTCTTTATTGCTGCAAGTACTACAACCGGGATCCTCGAGAACGGCCTGGGCTTTGTGCTTCTGCATTTCTG GCAATCATCTTTACAGCAGTGACTATTGTTACCCTTTTTGTTTTACTGATAATTTGTGAACACAAGCGATTCTTGAATGGCTGTGGTAGCGGACTGAAAATACACAATAGCTGGCTGCAAGATATTCGTTGCATATCCATGACAAATGGAGTACTTGACAGAAATACTATTTAG